One Brassica oleracea var. oleracea cultivar TO1000 chromosome C7, BOL, whole genome shotgun sequence genomic window carries:
- the LOC106306553 gene encoding oleoyl-acyl carrier protein thioesterase 1, chloroplastic, whose amino-acid sequence MLKLSCNATDKLQTLFSHSHQPDPAHRRTVSSVSCSHLRKPVLDPLRATVSADQGSVIRAEQGLGTLADQLRLGSLTEDGLSYKEKFIVRSYEVGSNKTATVETVANLLQEVGCNHAQSVGFSTDGFATTPTMRKLHLIWVTARMHIEIYKYPAWGDVVEIETWCQSEGRIGTRRDWILKDVATGEVTGRATSKWVMMNQDTRRLQKVSDDVRDEYLVFCPKELRLAFPEENNRSLKKIPKLEDPAQYSMIGLKPRRADLDMNQHVNNVTYIGWVLESIPQEIVDTHELQVITLDYRRECQQDDVVDSLTTTTSEIGGTNGSASSGAQGQNDSQFLHLLRLSGDGQEINRGTTLWRKKPSNL is encoded by the exons ATGTTGAAGCTCTCGTGTAATGCGACTGATAAGTTACAGACCCTCTTCTCGCATTCTCATCAACCGGATCCGGCACATCGGAGAACCGTCTCCTCCGTGTCGTGCTCTCATCTGAGGAAACCGGTTCTCGATCCTTTGCGAGCGACCGTATCTGCTGATCAAGGAAGTGTGATTCGAGCAGAACAAGGTTTGGGCACACTCGCGGATCAGCTCAGATTGGGTAGCTTGACGGAGGATGGTTTGTCGTATAAGGAGAAATTCATCGTCAGATCCTACGAAGTTGGAAGTAACAAAACCGCCACTGTCGAAACCGTCGCTAATCTTTTGCAG GAGGTGGGATGTAATCATGCTCAGAGCGTAGGATTCTCGACTGATGGGTTTGCGACAACACCTACCATGAGGAAATTGCATCTCATTTGGGTCACTGCCAGAATGCACATTGAGATCTACAAGTACCCTGCTTG GGGTGATGTGGTTGAGATAGAGACATGGTGTCAGAGTGAAGGAAGGATCGGGACTAGGCGTGATTGGATTCTTAAGGATGTTGCTACCGGTGAAGTCACTGGCCGTGCTACAAG CAAGTGGGTGATGATGAACCAAGACACACGACGGCTTCAGAAAGTTTCTGATGATGTTCGGGACGAGTACTTGGTCTTCTGTCCTAAAGAACTCAG ACTAGCATTTCCTGAGGAGAATAACAGAAGCTTGAAGAAAATTCCGAAACTCGAAGATCCAGCTCAGTATTCGATGATTGGGCTTAAG CCTAGACGAGCTGATCTCGACATGAACCAGCATGTCAATAATGTCACCTATATTGGATGGGTTCTTGAG AGCATACCTCAAGAGATTGTAGACACGCACGAACTTCAGGTCATAACTCTGGATTACAGAAGAGAATGTCAACAAGACGATGTGGTGGATTCACTCACCACTACCACCTCAGAGATTGGTGGGACCAATGGCTCTGCATCATCAGGCGCACAGGGGCAAAACGATAGCCAGTTCTTACATCTCTTAAGGCTGTCTGGAGACGGTCAGGAGATCAACCGCGGGACAACCCTGTGGAGAAAGAAGCCCTCCAATCTCTAA
- the LOC106306552 gene encoding cell division control protein 45 homolog: MVRIQKVESFYAKLRESATCSSSQNPLLIFPSSSDVDSICALKVITHILESDSVHYSCFPVSSFLEIHKYAGPGLCSSSASPVTILLINWGCHRDLKLVLKLGPAARVFVVDSHRPIHLHNLSDENQQVVVLHTDDDERQADLAYDFDVLKLANESFQIHQESGDESDGEEDEIDDEESDDDRPSKRRKMGDGVKLFKKLKRDYYKMGTFHGKPSGCLLFELSHLLRKNTNELLWLACVSLTDQFVHERLTDERYQAAVMELEQHINSSGNIDKITSVTLKDGTKVRAPDCSRISYEEEPRLMLLREWNLFDSMLCSSYIATKLKTWSDNGIKKLKLLLARMGFALIECQQKFPYMNNEVKRKMKQEFDRFLPEYGLNDFYYRSFLRLHGYSSRVSAADVVYGITALLESFLGSGGSSASKQFGEAYDALSLNNLDKLRSGMQQAIKVQRAILRQGSAAITKTGCIRSGRKFRWVKVEDSIDAKYLGYPQALTKFCYFLMDALREKGARMKPMLCACASQQPGKILVVGVCGKPRLGAVRGNAFGNAFRKAAQESRADYFHELFESSWIVLDASAVNSFMIRLTEKL; this comes from the coding sequence ATGGTGAGGATCCAGAAAGTAGAATCGTTTTACGCCAAGCTTCGCGAATCGGCGACTTGCTCGTCTTCCCAGAACCCTCTCCTCATATTCCCTTCATCATCCGACGTCGATTCCATTTGCGCCCTCAAGGTCATAACTCACATCCTCGAATCCGATTCGGTTCACTACTCGTGTTTCCCTGTCTCCTCGTTTCTCGAGATCCACAAGTACGCTGGTCCTGGCCTCTGCTCTTCCTCGGCGAGTCCCGTCACCATACTGTTGATTAACTGGGGCTGCCACCGTGATCTGAAGCTTGTGCTGAAGCTAGGTCCCGCGGCTCGTGTCTTTGTGGTGGATAGTCACCGGCCTATTCATTTGCATAATCTTAGCGATGAGAATCAGCAGGTTGTTGTTCTCCACACTGATGATGATGAGAGGCAAGCGGATCTCGCCTACGATTTCGATGTCTTGAAATTGGCCAACGAGAGCTTTCAGATTCATCAAGAAAGCGGTGATGAATCTGATGGCGAAGAAGACGAAATTGATGACGAAGAGAGTGATGATGATAGGCCAAGTAAGAGGAGGAAAATGGGTGACGGTGTGAAGCTTTTCAAGAAGCTGAAGAGGGATTATTACAAGATGGGGACTTTCCACGGGAAGCCATCTGGTTGCTTGTTGTTTGAGCTGTCTCACTTGTTGAGGAAGAACACTAACGAGTTGCTCTGGCTCGCTTGTGTTTCCTTGACTGATCAGTTTGTTCACGAGAGGTTGACCGACGAAAGATACCAAGCTGCGGTTATGGAGCTTGAGCAGCACATCAATAGCTCCGGGAACATAGACAAGATCACTTCCGTTACTCTCAAGGACGGAACCAAGGTCCGAGCGCCTGACTGTTCGAGAATCTCTTACGAAGAAGAGCCTAGGCTTATGCTGCTGAGAGAGTGGAATCTGTTTGACTCCATGCTTTGTTCCTCGTACATCGCTACTAAACTCAAGACGTGGAGTGATAACGGGATCAAGAAACTTAAGCTTCTTCTAGCGCGTATGGGATTTGCGCTTATCGAGTGCCAGCAGAAGTTTCCCTACATGAACAACGAGGTGAAGAGGAAGATGAAGCAAGAGTTTGATCGTTTTTTGCCAGAGTATGGGCTTAATGATTTCTACTACAGGAGTTTCTTGCGCCTTCATGGATACAGCTCAAGGGTCTCTGCTGCTGATGTTGTCTATGGTATTACAGCGCTTCTTGAATCGTTTCTCGGTTCAGGTGGCTCCTCTGCTTCTAAACAGTTTGGAGAAGCTTATGACGCTTTGTCATTGAACAATCTGGATAAACTTCGTTCTGGTATGCAACAAGCAATCAAGGTTCAGAGAGCAATTCTCAGACAAGGAAGTGCAGCAATCACCAAAACCGGATGCATCCGAAGTGGAAGGAAGTTCAGATGGGTGAAGGTTGAGGATTCCATTGATGCTAAGTATTTGGGATATCCTCAGGCCTTGACAAAGTTCTGTTACTTTCTAATGGATGCTCTGAGAGAGAAAGGAGCTAGGATGAAGCCAATGCTATGTGCCTGCGCATCTCAACAACCAGGGAAGATACTTGTGGTTGGAGTTTGTGGGAAGCCAAGGCTTGGTGCAGTAAGAGGGAATGCGTTTGGTAATGCTTTCAGAAAAGCAGCTCAAGAGAGTAGAGCTGATTACTTTCACGAGCTTTTCGAGTCCTCATGGATCGTCTTGGATGCTTCTGCTGTTAACTCTTTCATGATTAGATTAACTGAAAAGCTTTGA